One genomic segment of Stigmatella erecta includes these proteins:
- a CDS encoding pilus assembly FimT family protein, whose translation MRRAERGLTLIEITIALLIAAVLFAAVVTGVGALTGSKAKASAGELAGIIRSLYDTAALSGKTCRLVFELPNPKSEGVVRYHAECAAGGVTTARDRDEDLRTENRSREDEARQGKDERRNFTSSNSGGAPSLQELMAQEQNRVEEAARFSSYTSEELAPRELPGNVSLSVWTRQQKEPVNEGVAYLYFFPQGYTEKAQVYVRQGDNVWTLSLAPLTGKVMVVGEELEVPKS comes from the coding sequence ATGAGACGTGCCGAACGCGGGCTGACGCTCATCGAAATCACCATCGCGCTGCTCATCGCCGCGGTGCTGTTCGCCGCGGTGGTGACAGGGGTGGGCGCCCTCACCGGCAGCAAGGCCAAGGCGTCCGCCGGGGAGCTCGCGGGCATCATCCGCTCGCTCTACGACACCGCTGCGCTGTCGGGGAAGACGTGCCGGCTGGTGTTCGAGCTGCCCAACCCCAAGAGCGAGGGCGTGGTGCGCTACCACGCCGAGTGCGCCGCGGGCGGCGTCACCACGGCGCGCGACCGGGACGAGGACCTGCGCACGGAGAACCGCTCGCGCGAGGACGAGGCCCGCCAGGGCAAGGATGAGCGGCGCAACTTCACCAGCTCCAACAGCGGCGGGGCCCCGAGCCTCCAGGAGCTGATGGCCCAGGAGCAGAACCGGGTGGAGGAGGCGGCGCGCTTCTCCAGCTACACCAGCGAGGAGTTGGCGCCGCGGGAGCTGCCCGGCAACGTGAGCCTCTCGGTGTGGACGCGCCAGCAGAAGGAGCCGGTGAACGAGGGCGTGGCCTACCTCTACTTCTTCCCCCAGGGCTACACGGAGAAGGCCCAGGTGTACGTGCGCCAGGGGGACAACGTCTGGACGCTCAGCCTCGCGCCACTCACCGGCAAGGTGATGGTGGTGGGCGAGGAGCTGGAGGTGCCCAAGTCATGA
- a CDS encoding sigma 54-interacting transcriptional regulator: MPELVFFRRGEEVLRVGLSRERVVLGRGEQSDVVLPDPDISRRHVALQHDGARCVLEDLSGRGTLVSGKPMQRGELTDGEDITLGPWRAVFRQRGGGQEDAPTGVSSHTALQSPHRLAEPGQPVRLRVRQGATEFIHEPGRDSFTLGKDPSCDVVVQDRFISGRHLKVTQREGLFHVVDLNSTNGTFLGTTRIFEVEVPLPTALRIGETELFLEPRTAPQGGLAPHGFVGNEPSMRQLMELVERVAPSSATVTILGESGTGKELVARALHTCSTRAEQPLVPLNCAAISRELIESELFGHEKGAFTGAQGARKGAFEEAHGGTLFLDEVGELPLDLQAKLLRALESGEIKRVGASRPLHVDVRVVAATHRDLLAAAREGKFREDLYYRLCVIPLMLPPLRNRKGDIAPLAEHFVRTYAPRGQAVKLTPAALERLQQHSWPGNVRELRNVVHRALLLRRGAKIDGEDISFDAEFGRESALPAPPELPPGMTLEQMMTRLERQLIEGSLRRHGGNREKVGKELGLARSTLFKRLKDWGLTTKEDPE; this comes from the coding sequence ATGCCGGAGCTGGTGTTCTTTCGTCGTGGTGAGGAAGTGCTGCGGGTGGGCCTGTCGCGCGAGCGCGTGGTGCTCGGGCGGGGAGAGCAGAGCGACGTCGTCCTGCCGGACCCGGACATCAGCCGCCGGCACGTGGCGCTCCAGCATGACGGCGCGCGCTGCGTGCTGGAGGACCTGTCGGGCCGCGGCACGCTGGTGTCCGGCAAGCCCATGCAGCGCGGCGAGCTGACCGACGGGGAGGACATCACCCTGGGCCCGTGGCGTGCGGTGTTCCGCCAGCGCGGCGGCGGCCAGGAGGATGCCCCCACGGGGGTGAGCAGCCACACCGCCCTGCAGAGCCCCCACCGCCTCGCCGAGCCCGGCCAGCCGGTGCGGCTCCGGGTGAGGCAGGGGGCCACCGAGTTCATCCACGAGCCGGGCCGCGACAGCTTCACCCTGGGCAAGGACCCGAGCTGCGACGTCGTCGTGCAGGACCGCTTCATCTCCGGCCGGCACCTCAAGGTGACGCAGCGCGAGGGGCTCTTCCACGTGGTGGACCTGAACTCCACGAACGGCACGTTCCTGGGCACCACCCGCATCTTCGAGGTGGAGGTGCCGCTCCCCACCGCCCTGCGCATCGGGGAGACGGAGCTCTTCCTCGAGCCGCGGACGGCCCCGCAGGGCGGCCTGGCGCCGCATGGCTTCGTGGGCAACGAGCCCTCCATGCGCCAGCTCATGGAGCTCGTCGAGCGCGTGGCGCCCTCCTCCGCCACGGTGACCATCCTCGGCGAGTCGGGCACCGGCAAGGAGCTGGTGGCGCGCGCGCTGCACACCTGCTCCACGCGCGCCGAGCAGCCCCTGGTGCCCCTCAACTGCGCGGCCATCTCCCGGGAGCTCATCGAGAGCGAGCTGTTCGGCCACGAGAAGGGCGCGTTCACCGGCGCCCAGGGCGCGCGCAAGGGCGCCTTCGAGGAGGCCCACGGGGGCACGCTCTTCCTGGACGAGGTGGGCGAGCTGCCGCTGGACTTGCAGGCCAAGCTGCTCCGCGCGCTGGAGAGCGGGGAAATCAAGCGCGTGGGCGCCAGCCGCCCCCTGCACGTGGACGTGCGCGTGGTGGCGGCCACCCACCGGGACCTGCTGGCCGCCGCGCGCGAGGGGAAGTTCCGCGAGGACCTGTACTACCGGCTGTGCGTCATTCCGCTCATGCTGCCGCCCCTGCGCAACCGGAAGGGGGACATCGCCCCGCTGGCCGAGCACTTCGTGCGCACCTACGCCCCGCGCGGCCAGGCGGTGAAGCTCACCCCGGCGGCGCTGGAGCGGCTCCAGCAGCACTCCTGGCCGGGCAACGTGCGCGAGCTGCGCAACGTGGTGCACCGCGCGCTGCTGCTGCGCCGGGGGGCGAAGATCGACGGGGAGGACATCTCTTTCGATGCCGAGTTCGGGCGCGAGTCCGCCCTGCCCGCCCCCCCCGAGCTGCCCCCCGGCATGACGCTGGAACAGATGATGACGCGGCTGGAGCGCCAGCTCATCGAAGGCTCCCTGCGCCGCCACGGCGGCAACCGCGAGAAGGTGGGCAAGGAGCTGGGCCTGGCGCGCTCCACCCTCTTCAAGCGCCTGAAGGACTGGGGCCTGACGACCAAGGAGGACCCGGAGTAG
- a CDS encoding type II secretion system protein GspJ, which yields MRRALRGFTLMEVMVAVGILGIIGSMVAVAFQTGFTAKQVVEDEAEHYRMVRIALNRMAREVGSAFVSDRYDPKRYRDANDRPTNFVGEEDRLLFTTFSHQRLYTDSKESDQAVVEYFVENSTEKEARGRQDLKRRVNPNIGDRMDRGGTTDVLFEGVKKVEFAYWDAERKEWEDEWDTRRNERKSLLPTRVRITLTAMDENGKEARYTTQARIMLNTELPRF from the coding sequence ATGAGACGCGCGCTCCGGGGCTTCACGCTGATGGAAGTGATGGTGGCGGTGGGCATCCTCGGCATCATCGGCAGCATGGTCGCCGTCGCCTTCCAGACGGGCTTCACCGCCAAGCAAGTGGTGGAGGACGAGGCGGAGCACTACCGCATGGTGCGCATCGCGCTCAACCGCATGGCCCGCGAGGTGGGCTCGGCGTTCGTCAGCGACCGGTATGATCCCAAGCGCTACCGGGACGCCAACGACCGGCCCACCAACTTCGTGGGCGAGGAGGACCGGCTGCTGTTCACCACCTTCTCGCACCAGCGCCTTTACACGGACTCCAAGGAGTCCGATCAGGCGGTGGTGGAGTACTTCGTGGAGAACTCCACGGAGAAGGAGGCGCGGGGCAGGCAGGACCTGAAGCGGCGGGTGAACCCCAACATCGGCGACCGGATGGACCGGGGAGGCACCACGGACGTGCTCTTCGAGGGCGTGAAGAAGGTGGAGTTCGCCTACTGGGACGCCGAGCGCAAGGAGTGGGAGGACGAGTGGGACACGCGCCGCAATGAGAGGAAGTCCCTGCTGCCCACCCGGGTGCGCATCACCCTGACGGCGATGGACGAGAACGGCAAAGAGGCGCGTTACACCACCCAAGCCCGGATCATGCTGAACACGGAGCTCCCGAGGTTCTGA
- the pilM gene encoding pilus assembly protein PilM, whose product MARILGLDLGSYAVKGVLFESNMRGYVTKAYAEVRRAEGDRTETLKAALQELLANPALQADQVIVALPGPALMTHTFSLPFGDPKRIEAALPFEVESQLPFDLSDVVFDYQVTGQKDNKTASDVLVGVVRKEELSSLLGTLTELSITPRIVTHPGITYQNLFLQVPAAFEGLDAAEAVAVVDIGHERTTVAIGRPGVGLEFARTFSGGGKDLSRALAAEFQTPLPEAHQWKELHGAMASVAAANGPDAERAAGAFLRGLQPLLRELRPTFKSFTARSRRQVGAVVLCGGTARMPGLAEQLGRELHMPTRVLALPNEAVSAVPAEAQPQAAQAYSLALRGQASGAKAPRFNLRRGEFAFKGDYDYVKDKIGLLASFAATILLLLIASNVVRNSVLARREAQVDALLCATTQRILGTCETNYDRALNLLRGVESPAAALPQQSAVNLLAEVTQRIPAEVPVKLDRIQIDLERIILQGETDSSKEIDTLTTALKGHRCFKEVNPGKVEKTRDGSKVSFRLDIQVQCPNQPVVES is encoded by the coding sequence ATGGCCCGGATTCTCGGCCTGGACCTCGGCAGCTACGCCGTGAAGGGCGTGCTGTTCGAGTCGAACATGAGGGGATATGTCACCAAGGCCTACGCCGAGGTGCGCCGTGCGGAGGGGGACCGGACCGAGACGCTGAAGGCGGCCCTGCAGGAGCTGCTGGCCAACCCGGCGCTCCAGGCCGACCAGGTCATCGTCGCCCTGCCCGGCCCCGCGCTGATGACGCACACCTTCAGCCTGCCCTTCGGCGACCCGAAGCGCATCGAGGCCGCCCTGCCCTTCGAGGTGGAGAGCCAGCTACCCTTCGATCTGTCCGACGTCGTCTTCGACTACCAGGTGACGGGCCAGAAGGACAACAAGACGGCCAGCGACGTGCTGGTGGGCGTGGTGCGCAAGGAGGAGCTGTCCTCGCTGCTGGGGACGCTCACGGAGCTGAGCATCACCCCGCGCATCGTCACCCACCCGGGCATCACCTACCAGAACCTCTTCCTGCAAGTTCCCGCGGCCTTCGAGGGGCTGGACGCGGCGGAGGCGGTGGCCGTGGTGGACATTGGCCACGAGCGCACCACGGTGGCCATTGGCCGGCCGGGGGTGGGGCTGGAGTTCGCCCGCACCTTCTCCGGGGGCGGCAAGGACCTGAGCCGCGCGCTGGCCGCCGAGTTCCAGACGCCGCTGCCCGAGGCGCACCAGTGGAAGGAGCTGCACGGGGCGATGGCCAGCGTGGCCGCGGCGAACGGGCCGGACGCCGAGCGCGCCGCCGGGGCCTTCCTCCGGGGGCTCCAGCCGCTGCTCCGGGAGCTGCGCCCCACCTTCAAGTCCTTCACGGCGCGCAGCCGGCGCCAGGTGGGCGCCGTGGTGCTGTGCGGTGGCACCGCGCGCATGCCGGGGCTCGCCGAGCAGCTCGGCCGGGAGCTGCACATGCCCACCCGCGTGCTCGCCCTGCCCAACGAGGCGGTCTCGGCGGTACCCGCCGAGGCCCAGCCCCAGGCGGCCCAGGCGTACTCGCTGGCGCTGCGCGGCCAGGCCTCCGGCGCCAAGGCGCCCCGCTTCAACCTGCGGCGCGGCGAGTTCGCCTTCAAGGGCGACTATGACTACGTGAAGGACAAGATCGGGCTGCTGGCCTCCTTCGCCGCGACGATCCTGCTGCTGCTCATCGCCAGCAACGTGGTGCGCAACTCGGTGCTCGCCCGGCGCGAGGCCCAGGTGGACGCGCTGCTGTGCGCCACCACCCAGCGCATCCTCGGCACGTGCGAGACGAACTACGACCGCGCGCTCAACCTGCTGCGCGGCGTGGAGAGCCCCGCCGCGGCCCTGCCCCAGCAGTCGGCCGTCAACCTGCTGGCCGAGGTCACCCAGCGCATCCCCGCCGAGGTGCCGGTGAAGCTGGACCGCATCCAGATCGACCTGGAGCGCATCATCCTCCAGGGCGAGACGGACAGCTCCAAGGAGATCGACACGCTGACCACCGCGCTCAAGGGCCACCGCTGCTTCAAGGAGGTCAACCCGGGCAAGGTGGAGAAGACGCGCGACGGCTCCAAGGTCTCCTTCCGCCTGGACATCCAGGTGCAGTGCCCCAACCAGCCCGTCGTGGAGAGCTAA
- the gspM gene encoding type II secretion system protein GspM, whose product MDKLRQLLTDARTRFDQLSPRERRLVTVAGAAVTAFILFITLWSFSSSASGYRRRTQDKLAKLQQVQQLAASYNEATQARKSVEQQLTASDVRLLSYISDKATASGLEVPNMTPKGEVGIGDGKILESSMELTFTDVDLRKLTDFLRSVESGPGIVKVKYLRVEPRPASESLTAWTTVSTYKLKP is encoded by the coding sequence ATGGACAAGCTTCGCCAACTGCTCACCGACGCGCGCACCCGGTTCGACCAGCTGAGCCCCCGCGAGCGCCGGCTCGTCACGGTGGCCGGCGCCGCCGTAACGGCCTTCATCCTGTTCATCACCCTGTGGTCCTTCTCCTCCAGCGCCTCGGGCTACCGGCGCCGCACCCAGGACAAGCTGGCCAAGCTCCAGCAGGTGCAGCAGCTGGCCGCCAGCTACAACGAGGCCACGCAGGCCCGGAAGTCGGTGGAGCAACAGCTCACCGCCAGCGACGTGCGCCTGCTCAGCTACATCTCCGACAAGGCCACCGCCTCCGGCCTCGAGGTGCCCAACATGACGCCCAAGGGCGAGGTGGGCATCGGGGATGGGAAGATCCTGGAGAGCAGCATGGAGCTGACCTTCACGGACGTGGACCTGCGCAAGCTGACCGACTTCCTGCGCTCGGTGGAGAGCGGCCCCGGCATCGTCAAGGTGAAGTACCTGCGCGTCGAGCCCCGCCCCGCCTCCGAGTCCCTCACGGCCTGGACCACCGTCTCCACCTACAAGCTCAAGCCGTAG
- the gstA gene encoding glutathione transferase GstA, with product MKLYYTPGACSQSPHIVLRESGLKFELEKVDLRSHKTEKGADYYTINPKGYVPALQLDNGQVLTEGPAIVQYIADQKPETKLAPAAGSFERARLQEWLHFIGTELHKTFSPMFNPAITPEAKQAALDKLSKRFEFVAKHLEGKQFLLGEHLTGADTYLFVILNWAKNMGPDIAQWPSLKAFHERVSARPAVRATLEAEGLLKS from the coding sequence ATGAAGCTCTACTACACCCCGGGTGCCTGCTCCCAGTCGCCCCACATCGTGCTGCGCGAGTCGGGCCTGAAGTTCGAGCTGGAGAAGGTGGACCTGCGCTCGCACAAGACCGAGAAGGGCGCGGACTACTACACCATCAACCCGAAGGGGTACGTGCCCGCGCTGCAGCTGGACAACGGCCAGGTGCTCACCGAGGGCCCGGCCATCGTCCAGTACATCGCCGACCAGAAGCCGGAGACGAAGCTGGCGCCCGCGGCGGGCTCGTTCGAGCGCGCCCGCCTGCAGGAGTGGCTGCACTTCATCGGCACCGAGCTGCACAAGACCTTCAGCCCGATGTTCAACCCGGCCATCACCCCTGAGGCGAAGCAGGCCGCGCTCGACAAGCTGAGCAAGCGCTTCGAGTTCGTCGCCAAGCACCTCGAGGGCAAGCAGTTCCTGCTGGGCGAGCACCTCACCGGGGCGGACACCTACCTGTTCGTGATCCTCAACTGGGCCAAGAACATGGGCCCGGACATCGCCCAGTGGCCCTCGCTGAAGGCCTTCCACGAGCGCGTCAGCGCCCGGCCCGCCGTCCGGGCCACGCTGGAGGCCGAGGGCCTGCTCAAGTCGTAA
- the gspN gene encoding type II secretion system protein GspN, with amino-acid sequence MATEKPARWKIVLGYSAFTALALVLCFLLTFPYSALRARAATEALRAGYALRIGSLRPGLVGLTARDVRLSVPPGALSPETVAALTSGDAEAARLLAPAELGEPILIDSVFARPTLFPPGVAFHAQVMGGTVSGSVGGRSERRVKVRLSGLDPSQGNLKNFTGLDMEGRLNGSLDLRLPAGVGTGGRPGEPDLAQADGELALDGQALQLKGSVPGVGLVGQSPVALAFPQGLPAIPLGELQGVIRFEKGQGTVDTLQLRSDQVELQATGTLRLKPRLQYTEPALDVKLRVEPELVQTLGVAGAGLSFLPPDKEDPKFRAARLSGSLGKLSFLPKR; translated from the coding sequence ATGGCGACCGAAAAACCCGCCCGCTGGAAGATTGTCCTCGGCTACAGCGCCTTCACGGCGCTGGCCCTGGTGCTGTGCTTTCTGCTCACCTTCCCGTACAGCGCGCTGCGCGCCCGCGCGGCCACCGAGGCGCTGCGGGCAGGCTATGCGCTGCGCATTGGCTCGCTGCGGCCAGGGCTCGTGGGGCTGACGGCCCGGGACGTGCGCCTGAGCGTGCCGCCCGGCGCGCTGAGCCCCGAGACGGTGGCGGCGCTCACCAGCGGGGATGCGGAGGCGGCACGGCTGCTGGCGCCCGCGGAGCTGGGCGAGCCCATCCTCATCGACTCCGTCTTCGCGCGCCCCACCCTGTTCCCCCCGGGCGTGGCCTTCCACGCCCAGGTGATGGGCGGCACGGTGAGCGGCTCCGTGGGCGGCAGGTCCGAGCGGCGGGTGAAGGTGCGCCTGTCGGGGCTGGACCCCTCCCAGGGCAACCTCAAGAACTTCACCGGCCTGGACATGGAGGGGCGCCTGAACGGCTCGTTGGACCTGCGCCTGCCCGCGGGCGTGGGCACGGGGGGCCGCCCCGGGGAGCCGGACCTGGCCCAGGCCGACGGGGAGCTGGCCCTGGATGGCCAGGCCTTGCAGCTCAAGGGCAGCGTGCCCGGCGTGGGGCTGGTGGGCCAGAGCCCCGTGGCGCTGGCGTTCCCCCAGGGGCTGCCCGCCATTCCTCTGGGAGAACTCCAGGGCGTCATCCGCTTCGAGAAGGGCCAGGGCACCGTGGACACGCTCCAGCTGCGCAGCGACCAGGTGGAGCTCCAGGCCACGGGCACCCTGCGGCTCAAGCCGCGGCTCCAGTACACCGAGCCGGCGCTGGACGTGAAGCTGCGCGTCGAGCCGGAGCTGGTGCAGACCCTGGGCGTCGCGGGCGCGGGGCTCTCGTTCCTGCCCCCCGACAAGGAGGATCCGAAGTTCCGCGCGGCCCGGCTGAGCGGCTCGCTGGGCAAGCTGTCGTTCCTGCCCAAGCGGTGA
- a CDS encoding RNA polymerase sigma factor has protein sequence MTAGVAGLPAVTQIYRMHRTRALAIARRIVGDSDDAEDVVQDVFARLARQPENFQGRAAWTTWLHRVMVNSSINWLRARRRRERLSHEPQEPASPEAQAVGQEMQRHFGEALKEANELQRQVLWLREVRGFSYPEIAQVLHVPEGTVKSALHRGRVRTLEVLEARDQRP, from the coding sequence ATGACCGCCGGTGTCGCCGGTTTACCCGCAGTCACGCAGATCTACCGCATGCATCGCACCCGGGCGCTGGCCATCGCGCGGCGCATCGTGGGGGACTCGGACGACGCGGAAGATGTCGTCCAGGACGTGTTCGCCCGTCTGGCCCGTCAGCCCGAGAACTTCCAGGGACGGGCCGCGTGGACCACCTGGCTGCACCGCGTCATGGTCAACAGCAGCATCAACTGGCTCCGGGCGCGCCGGCGCCGGGAGCGCCTGAGCCACGAGCCGCAGGAGCCCGCCTCGCCAGAGGCCCAGGCGGTGGGCCAGGAGATGCAGCGGCACTTTGGCGAGGCCCTGAAGGAGGCCAACGAGCTGCAGCGCCAGGTGCTGTGGCTCCGGGAGGTGCGCGGCTTCAGCTACCCGGAGATCGCCCAGGTGCTGCACGTGCCCGAGGGGACCGTGAAGAGCGCGCTCCACCGGGGGCGGGTGCGGACGCTGGAAGTGTTGGAGGCACGAGACCAACGGCCGTAA
- a CDS encoding general secretion pathway protein GspK — MRRFFSQKGPRSQRTRGVALIMVIISIAVLTVVATEFAYNTRVDLQLAANQRDEVRAFYMARSGIALGRLLLRFQRQVDQTPIPNLGGMMQAALGGAAPAAGTPSASSLNIQLWKLARVDCHMLKGLVNSDTSAEGGPAQDSNFQMDEGEDKSAELSAAPIRRSFGGFEGCFLANISDEEEKLNVHRLASLATDALPTAARLMDLFGDKRFEFLFDKEDSNKVRVTPQDVVIALKDWVDEDESQSAINLADPVNPFASGFADEGMHYDRFEPRYEPKNARFDSLDELYRVHGVNDRFMAAFRDRLTVYPDINSRPNINTDDPMMMYMAILSVADQTKPDPRLQDPVFIQELITQIRTARMFSFMGMSVADFVNIVAAAGVPINPSVNPSVNRNAANNNRLVGDKSQTFTIKSVGEAGSVQKTLTAVVRLDDTLGRLLYWREE, encoded by the coding sequence ATGCGCCGATTCTTCTCCCAGAAGGGCCCCCGGTCCCAGCGCACGCGCGGCGTGGCGCTCATCATGGTCATCATCTCCATCGCCGTGCTCACGGTGGTCGCCACCGAGTTCGCCTACAACACCCGGGTGGACTTGCAGCTGGCGGCCAACCAGCGCGACGAGGTGCGGGCCTTCTACATGGCGCGCTCCGGCATCGCGCTCGGCCGGCTTCTCCTGCGCTTCCAGCGCCAGGTGGACCAGACGCCCATCCCGAACCTCGGCGGGATGATGCAGGCGGCCCTGGGCGGCGCCGCGCCCGCCGCGGGCACGCCGAGCGCCTCCTCGCTCAACATCCAGCTCTGGAAGCTGGCGCGTGTGGACTGCCACATGCTCAAGGGGCTGGTGAACAGCGACACCTCCGCGGAGGGCGGGCCCGCCCAGGATTCGAACTTCCAGATGGACGAGGGCGAGGACAAAAGCGCGGAGCTGTCCGCGGCGCCCATCCGGCGCTCCTTCGGCGGCTTCGAGGGGTGCTTCCTCGCGAACATCAGCGACGAGGAGGAGAAGCTCAACGTGCACCGGCTCGCGTCGCTGGCCACGGACGCGCTGCCCACCGCGGCGCGCCTGATGGACCTGTTTGGCGACAAGCGCTTCGAGTTCCTCTTCGACAAGGAGGACTCCAACAAGGTGCGCGTCACGCCCCAGGACGTCGTCATCGCGCTCAAGGACTGGGTGGACGAGGACGAATCGCAGTCGGCCATCAACCTGGCGGACCCCGTCAACCCGTTCGCCTCCGGCTTCGCCGACGAGGGCATGCACTACGACCGGTTCGAGCCTCGCTACGAGCCGAAGAACGCGCGCTTCGACAGCCTGGATGAGCTCTACCGGGTGCACGGGGTGAACGACCGCTTCATGGCCGCGTTCCGCGACCGGCTCACCGTCTACCCGGACATCAACTCCCGGCCCAACATCAACACGGATGATCCGATGATGATGTACATGGCCATCCTGTCCGTGGCGGATCAGACGAAGCCGGACCCGCGGCTCCAGGACCCGGTGTTCATCCAGGAGCTGATTACCCAGATTCGCACCGCACGCATGTTCAGCTTCATGGGCATGTCCGTGGCGGACTTCGTCAACATCGTCGCCGCCGCCGGGGTGCCCATCAACCCGAGCGTCAACCCCTCGGTGAACCGCAACGCGGCGAACAACAACCGGCTCGTGGGTGACAAGAGCCAGACTTTCACCATCAAATCCGTGGGAGAGGCGGGCAGCGTCCAGAAGACGCTCACCGCCGTGGTCCGGCTCGACGACACGCTCGGCCGGCTCCTGTACTGGAGAGAGGAATAA
- a CDS encoding type IV pilus modification PilV family protein, with translation MTRTRGFTLLETVVALAILILALMAIVDLNSGALSNHVYSKHLTVASLLARSKMTDLEQQLYDDGFPLDDDEESGDFSEEGWPSFKWRAKIIAPKTDGVSPDQLIGAIFNLPIGDMGDLGGLGSLFGGSAGKDGQGTNLPSGQTPGGGGMAGMAMGMAQPMFTQMVDQLTKAVREVHLTVTWKEGNQVESIDVVTHMVSLGPGSDRNGGASAGSTPGGTTPGGTTPGGTTPGGINPGGLNPGGINPGGLNPGAIR, from the coding sequence ATGACGCGCACCCGCGGCTTCACCCTGCTGGAGACCGTCGTGGCGCTGGCCATCCTCATCCTCGCGCTGATGGCCATCGTCGATCTCAACTCCGGCGCACTCTCCAATCACGTCTACAGCAAGCACCTCACGGTGGCCTCGCTCCTGGCCCGCTCGAAGATGACGGACCTGGAGCAGCAGCTCTACGACGACGGCTTCCCGCTCGACGATGACGAGGAGTCCGGCGACTTCTCCGAGGAGGGCTGGCCCAGCTTCAAGTGGCGCGCGAAGATCATCGCCCCCAAGACGGACGGCGTCTCGCCCGACCAGCTCATCGGCGCCATCTTCAACCTGCCCATCGGCGACATGGGAGACCTGGGCGGACTGGGGTCGCTCTTCGGTGGCTCCGCGGGCAAGGACGGCCAGGGCACCAACCTGCCCAGCGGCCAGACGCCGGGCGGCGGGGGCATGGCGGGCATGGCCATGGGCATGGCGCAGCCCATGTTCACCCAGATGGTGGACCAGCTCACCAAGGCCGTGCGCGAGGTGCACCTCACCGTCACCTGGAAGGAAGGCAACCAGGTGGAGAGCATCGACGTGGTGACGCACATGGTCTCGCTGGGGCCGGGCTCGGACCGCAACGGCGGCGCCAGCGCGGGCTCGACCCCAGGCGGCACCACTCCGGGCGGCACCACCCCAGGCGGCACCACTCCGGGCGGCATCAACCCGGGCGGCCTCAATCCGGGTGGCATCAACCCGGGCGGCCTCAATCCGGGGGCTATCCGATGA
- a CDS encoding CAP domain-containing protein, with translation MNRSGVVLVGLALLAGCGAEERVEVTPDGVVGEGMAMETAEAVGGEYTAQAYCDDVTTWDANWASFETQVLNLVNQRRAAGATCGGVAKPAVPAVALDTRLRCAARKHSKDMAVNNFFSHTGTGNTAPWDRMKLAGYTYNAAAENIAANQATPEAVMTSWMNSTGHCNNIMNGTYKKLGVGYYYRASGATYKHYWTQDFGAP, from the coding sequence ATGAATCGTTCGGGAGTCGTGCTGGTGGGGCTGGCGCTGCTGGCGGGATGTGGTGCCGAGGAGCGCGTCGAGGTCACGCCGGACGGGGTGGTGGGCGAGGGCATGGCGATGGAGACGGCGGAGGCCGTAGGCGGGGAGTACACGGCCCAGGCCTACTGTGACGACGTCACCACGTGGGATGCGAACTGGGCCTCGTTCGAGACCCAGGTGCTGAATCTGGTGAACCAGCGGCGCGCGGCGGGGGCGACCTGTGGGGGCGTGGCGAAGCCCGCGGTCCCCGCGGTCGCGCTCGACACGCGTCTGCGCTGTGCCGCGCGCAAGCACTCCAAGGACATGGCGGTGAACAACTTCTTCAGCCACACGGGCACGGGCAACACCGCGCCCTGGGACCGGATGAAGTTGGCGGGCTACACCTACAACGCGGCGGCCGAGAACATCGCCGCCAACCAGGCCACGCCCGAGGCCGTGATGACGAGCTGGATGAACAGCACCGGCCACTGCAACAACATCATGAACGGCACCTACAAGAAGCTGGGCGTGGGCTACTACTACCGGGCCTCTGGCGCGACCTACAAGCACTACTGGACGCAGGACTTCGGCGCCCCGTAG